One part of the Acidobacteriota bacterium genome encodes these proteins:
- the lspA gene encoding signal peptidase II, which translates to MRGFLPWITAAVVIIADRITKGLVMDRIEPGSWIEVVPGFALTHILNRGIAFSLFAGGGPLTRIVLHLIIFTSVVIIAAMVVRHGHHSRFGGIAFGLILGGAIGNLIDRVLYGAVVDFVHLWAKVGGRTWSWPDFNVADASITVGALLLIANEFRHSRSGSDDASDPD; encoded by the coding sequence ATGCGCGGATTCCTGCCGTGGATCACCGCCGCCGTCGTGATCATTGCCGACCGGATCACCAAGGGACTCGTCATGGACCGGATCGAACCGGGCTCGTGGATCGAGGTCGTGCCCGGGTTTGCGCTCACTCACATCCTCAACCGCGGGATCGCCTTCAGCCTCTTCGCCGGAGGCGGGCCGCTGACCAGGATAGTGCTCCACCTGATCATTTTCACCTCGGTGGTCATTATCGCGGCGATGGTCGTGCGCCACGGCCATCACAGTCGCTTCGGCGGCATCGCGTTCGGTCTGATCCTCGGCGGCGCGATCGGCAACCTGATCGATCGGGTGCTCTACGGCGCGGTAGTCGATTTCGTCCATTTGTGGGCCAAGGTTGGCGGACGCACCTGGTCCTGGCCGGACTTCAACGTTGCAGATGCGTCCATCACGGTTGGCGCTCTCTTATTAATCGCGAACGAGTTCCGTCACTCACGATCCGGGTCGGACGATGCATCCGATCCTGATTGA
- a CDS encoding Rieske 2Fe-2S domain-containing protein — MERIARVDEIPTEGLRFSYRDGPFDEEGILLSLPNGGVRAYKNECRHLPMRLDDREPRDLWDPTGRYLVCSSHGARYQPNDGLCVSGPCEGSHLKSLPIEVTDGEVFLDTSKIGGFFDV; from the coding sequence ATGGAACGCATCGCCCGGGTCGACGAGATTCCCACCGAAGGCCTCCGCTTCAGCTATCGTGACGGACCTTTCGATGAGGAAGGTATCCTCCTGAGCTTGCCAAACGGAGGCGTGCGCGCGTACAAGAACGAGTGCCGTCACTTGCCGATGCGGCTCGACGACCGCGAGCCGAGGGACCTGTGGGACCCGACGGGACGGTACCTGGTGTGTTCGTCCCACGGCGCTCGATATCAGCCGAACGACGGTCTATGCGTGAGCGGCCCCTGCGAAGGCTCACACCTCAAGTCGCTTCCAATCGAGGTGACGGACGGCGAGGTCTTCCTCGACACCTCGAAGATCGGCGGGTTTTTCGACGTTTAA
- the lgt gene encoding prolipoprotein diacylglyceryl transferase gives MHPILIDFGFFQLPSYGVLLATAVVVALWTLRLRADRAGMDGTRLVDFGLWLVIWALLGAKLLLILVEFPRYIRDPASILGTIRAGGVFLGGFIAAAIAAIVLLRRYELPALPTFDVISPSLALGHSIGRIGCLLAGCCWGASCDLPWAITYTDPIAAERLGTPLHQALHPFPLYSSLFNFGLYVFLALLYMKRPASGRVFASYLLLYGVGRFFLEFTRGDAARGFVLDGLLSTSQLISLALVCTGAGLHLWLTRRKAA, from the coding sequence ATGCATCCGATCCTGATTGATTTCGGTTTTTTCCAGCTCCCCTCATACGGGGTACTGCTTGCGACGGCGGTCGTTGTCGCGCTGTGGACGCTTCGCCTTCGTGCTGACCGGGCCGGAATGGATGGAACCCGCCTCGTCGATTTCGGTCTCTGGCTGGTGATCTGGGCTCTGCTCGGCGCCAAACTTCTGCTCATCCTGGTCGAGTTTCCGCGCTACATCAGAGACCCTGCTTCGATCCTCGGGACGATTCGCGCAGGCGGCGTCTTCCTCGGGGGCTTCATCGCTGCCGCAATCGCGGCAATCGTTCTTCTCCGCCGATACGAGCTCCCCGCATTGCCGACCTTTGACGTGATATCGCCATCCCTCGCGCTCGGACACTCCATCGGCCGGATCGGATGTCTGCTCGCCGGCTGTTGCTGGGGCGCCTCCTGCGACCTGCCGTGGGCCATCACCTACACCGATCCGATCGCAGCCGAAAGGCTGGGGACCCCGCTCCACCAGGCGCTGCACCCATTTCCGCTGTACTCATCTCTCTTCAATTTCGGGCTCTACGTGTTTCTCGCACTCCTGTACATGAAACGACCAGCCTCGGGCAGGGTTTTTGCGTCCTACCTCCTGCTCTACGGCGTCGGCCGTTTCTTCCTCGAGTTCACCCGAGGTGACGCGGCCCGAGGTTTCGTGCTCGACGGTCTTCTCTCGACCAGCCAGCTGATCTCCCTCGCTCTGGTCTGCACCGGCGCCGGGCTCCACCTGTGGCTCACGCGTCGCAAAGCGGCGTGA
- a CDS encoding response regulator, with amino-acid sequence MGRRVLIVDDEPYIRRILSFKLRREGFATFEAASAEDAEHLLGENEVDLVLLDVALSTPTNGFDLAARLRRNAKTQHLPVIMLTARGFASDVLRGREVGAVGYITKPFTSEEVIRRVRSFLG; translated from the coding sequence GTGGGGCGCCGCGTACTGATCGTCGACGATGAGCCATATATTCGGCGGATACTGTCATTCAAGCTCCGCCGAGAGGGATTCGCGACCTTCGAGGCCGCATCTGCCGAGGACGCGGAGCACCTTCTCGGCGAAAACGAGGTCGATCTCGTGCTGCTCGACGTCGCTCTTTCGACCCCGACCAACGGCTTCGACCTCGCTGCACGCCTCCGGCGGAACGCAAAAACGCAGCATCTCCCGGTCATCATGCTGACCGCGCGGGGATTCGCCTCGGACGTTCTCCGGGGCCGCGAGGTGGGTGCCGTCGGCTACATCACCAAGCCTTTCACGTCGGAAGAGGTCATCCGGCGCGTACGATCGTTCCTCGGCTAG
- a CDS encoding phenylalanine 4-monooxygenase — MAEHIVELEADHPGFNDPDYRRRRDEIAKLAPPLDSGEPPRRIAYTAAERATWATVFDKLTDLYPTHACREFVEVVGEIGYAESEVPQLADVSEFLTERTGFRLQPVAGLVSARQFLGALSRRVFSATQYIRHHSQPLYTPEPDIVHELMGHAPMLAIPEFADLSQKIGEGSLRADDDQVEQLATLYWFTIEYGVLFEGDELKAYGAGLLSSFGELEHALSGAVEIRSFDPWQAKDTEYPITSYQPLLWSVTSIGEAFEKMNKFVETIE, encoded by the coding sequence ATGGCAGAACACATCGTCGAGTTGGAGGCGGACCATCCAGGGTTCAACGACCCCGACTACCGGCGGCGCCGTGACGAGATCGCCAAGCTCGCGCCGCCCCTCGACTCTGGGGAGCCCCCGCGGCGAATCGCGTACACCGCTGCGGAGCGCGCGACATGGGCGACCGTGTTCGACAAGCTCACGGACCTGTATCCGACCCATGCCTGTCGCGAGTTCGTCGAGGTGGTGGGGGAAATCGGCTATGCCGAGAGCGAGGTGCCCCAGCTGGCCGACGTCAGTGAATTCCTGACCGAGCGGACTGGCTTCCGGTTGCAGCCGGTCGCTGGCCTGGTATCGGCGCGCCAGTTCCTCGGCGCCCTCTCGCGACGGGTCTTTTCGGCGACCCAGTATATCCGCCATCACTCGCAACCGCTCTACACCCCGGAGCCTGACATCGTCCACGAACTGATGGGCCACGCACCGATGCTGGCGATCCCCGAGTTTGCCGACCTCTCGCAGAAGATCGGCGAGGGTTCTCTGCGAGCCGACGACGATCAGGTAGAGCAACTGGCTACCCTCTACTGGTTCACGATCGAGTACGGGGTGCTCTTTGAAGGCGATGAATTGAAGGCCTACGGCGCAGGCCTGCTTTCGAGCTTCGGAGAGCTCGAGCACGCTTTGTCCGGGGCGGTGGAGATTCGCTCTTTCGACCCCTGGCAGGCGAAGGACACCGAGTATCCGATCACGTCCTACCAGCCACTTCTGTGGAGCGTGACTTCGATCGGCGAAGCGTTCGAGAAGATGAACAAGTTCGTGGAAACGATTGAATAA
- a CDS encoding RluA family pseudouridine synthase, with protein sequence MTTFEFTVTGELAGIRLDRCLHELHAEWSRSRARKLIDQGHVLVDGSAARASTAVREGSLIRVDEPSPAPLEAKAEDIPLDIMFEDDDILVLNKPAGLVIHPAAGNPSGTLVNALLHHCRDLSGIGGVERPGIVHRLDKDTTGIMVVAKSDRAHLGLSIAFRRHEVRKTYLAVCYGNPRLENGVIDAPIDRNPRQRKEMAVIANGRPARTLYQLEESFDGTSILSCRPVTGRTHQIRVHLAHIGHAIVGDPLYAGRQWRNLGDPVIQAKTRSFPRQALHAWRLAFTHPATKETVVFEAPPPEDLEELMKCLRGTAD encoded by the coding sequence GTGACCACCTTCGAGTTCACCGTCACCGGCGAACTCGCCGGTATCCGCCTCGACCGATGCCTGCACGAGCTTCACGCCGAGTGGAGTCGATCGAGAGCCCGTAAACTGATTGACCAGGGCCATGTCCTCGTCGACGGTTCGGCGGCACGGGCGTCCACCGCCGTGCGCGAAGGAAGCCTGATCAGGGTTGACGAACCATCACCAGCGCCACTCGAAGCGAAGGCGGAGGACATTCCACTCGACATCATGTTCGAGGACGACGACATCCTCGTCCTCAACAAGCCGGCCGGACTCGTCATCCACCCGGCCGCCGGAAACCCCTCGGGCACTCTGGTCAATGCCCTCCTCCACCACTGCAGGGATCTCTCGGGGATCGGCGGCGTCGAACGACCGGGAATCGTCCATCGCCTCGACAAGGACACGACGGGGATCATGGTCGTGGCCAAGTCTGATCGCGCCCATCTCGGTTTGTCGATCGCCTTCCGGCGGCACGAGGTACGCAAGACCTATCTCGCGGTGTGTTACGGAAATCCCCGACTCGAGAATGGCGTGATCGACGCACCGATCGATCGCAACCCTCGTCAACGCAAAGAGATGGCAGTCATTGCCAACGGTCGCCCGGCGCGCACTCTCTACCAGCTGGAGGAATCCTTCGACGGCACCTCGATCCTCAGCTGCAGACCGGTCACGGGGCGCACCCACCAGATACGGGTGCATCTCGCCCACATCGGCCACGCCATAGTCGGCGATCCCCTCTACGCCGGGCGGCAGTGGCGAAATCTCGGCGACCCGGTCATTCAGGCGAAAACGCGCAGCTTCCCGCGGCAGGCGCTGCACGCGTGGAGGCTCGCCTTCACCCATCCGGCCACCAAGGAAACCGTCGTGTTCGAAGCGCCTCCGCCTGAGGATCTCGAGGAGCTCATGAAGTGCCTTCGGGGAACGGCTGACTGA
- a CDS encoding FecR domain-containing protein, whose amino-acid sequence MTDKHQDSNPLDRAAAEIRGQHLDEDTTRSITEKVGRRLGFAGGLSRPLITCADYQAEIPAYVAGELPPPRALLVGDHTRECVPCRRVLMEERGVAAPVAPAISSHAKPRFIRAALRAAAIALVLLGGFVAWRMIGNITANRELRASVESIDGSLQIVDRNSIQTLAVASEIRAGQVLRSGKSSGAVLRLDDGSLVEMAERSELELGASRRGTTIDLARGNIIVTAADQGSGRLYVATNDCEVAVKGTIFAVNHGLKGSRVSVIEGEVEVREGSVSAFLSPGDQITTGDRLRPVPVESEIAWSRDAEKHRALLHELTELRKAIVDAVDNAPPRTSTFLLDLAPGDTFVYVAMPNITTDLDEVRAAFYDRLASSAALAQWWQEEVVANGIDAEIDDLLDRLQPLGEAMGDEAVLTVPLSAIHEQGMPLFMAGLDDPTAFRAELGAVIEIANSESPDQPAAVIVDDPRTATASGEDLFLWVEGDVFAAAGDLESLRVLARRVDDPSQRTFPGSALHTQLAQAYAGGISWLLGADLAAAISENLKDASEEDAATLDRLGLLDASTVLIERHRDGDWYATNADIRFTKPRHGMAAWLAEPAPMGSLDFVSPDAYLVAAAVTVDASRMFDDLLELAASEDPATIDELRRCEEEIGFDLRADLAATFGGEAAFAIDGPMLPVPSWKLIVEVYDPGTLMHTVEQVIARVNQELAAQSEALLVIESSVESGRNYVSVRREGFDRVAVMTVVDGFLVVAPSRALIEQAIAYRNSNLTLASSATFKALLPDNGFTDCSALVYRDLGSLIDAVPPEILGDLELAASLDDGLSQGLVCVFGEPERITASATGGSLVGVASTLGMLGASLEQSSPVQQVDTGDPVSSSG is encoded by the coding sequence ATGACCGATAAACATCAAGACAGCAACCCGCTCGATCGTGCCGCGGCCGAGATTCGCGGCCAGCACCTCGACGAGGACACGACACGGTCGATCACCGAGAAGGTCGGCAGGCGGCTCGGTTTCGCAGGTGGCCTCTCCCGTCCGCTCATTACCTGCGCGGACTACCAGGCCGAGATCCCAGCCTACGTCGCCGGAGAGCTTCCCCCTCCGCGCGCGCTGCTGGTTGGCGACCACACGCGTGAATGTGTCCCGTGCCGTCGCGTGTTGATGGAGGAGCGTGGCGTCGCCGCTCCGGTGGCACCGGCTATCTCAAGCCACGCGAAGCCGCGGTTCATCCGCGCCGCGCTGCGGGCCGCTGCGATCGCACTGGTGCTGCTAGGAGGGTTTGTCGCCTGGCGCATGATTGGAAACATCACTGCCAATCGCGAGCTTCGAGCGAGCGTCGAGTCGATCGATGGCAGTCTGCAGATCGTCGACCGGAACTCGATCCAGACGCTCGCCGTGGCCAGCGAGATCCGAGCCGGCCAGGTGCTTCGCAGCGGCAAGAGTTCCGGTGCGGTGCTGCGGCTCGACGACGGTTCGCTGGTCGAAATGGCCGAAAGGTCGGAGCTCGAGCTCGGCGCGTCGAGGAGAGGTACAACAATCGACCTGGCCCGCGGCAACATCATCGTCACCGCCGCGGACCAGGGCAGCGGCCGCCTCTACGTCGCAACCAACGACTGCGAGGTCGCTGTCAAGGGGACGATCTTCGCCGTCAACCACGGGCTCAAGGGCTCGCGGGTCTCCGTGATCGAGGGCGAGGTGGAGGTCCGCGAGGGCTCAGTCAGCGCGTTTCTCAGCCCAGGCGATCAGATCACGACCGGCGATCGCCTCCGGCCGGTGCCGGTCGAGTCCGAAATTGCGTGGAGTCGAGACGCCGAGAAACACAGGGCGCTCCTGCACGAGCTAACGGAATTGCGCAAGGCGATTGTCGATGCCGTCGATAATGCCCCGCCCCGCACCTCGACCTTCCTCCTAGACCTCGCTCCAGGCGACACCTTTGTGTATGTGGCCATGCCCAACATCACGACCGACCTCGATGAGGTGCGCGCGGCCTTCTACGACAGGCTCGCCTCGAGTGCGGCGCTCGCCCAGTGGTGGCAGGAGGAGGTCGTCGCAAACGGAATCGACGCCGAGATCGACGACCTGCTCGATCGACTCCAGCCCCTGGGTGAGGCGATGGGCGATGAGGCGGTGCTGACGGTCCCGCTGTCCGCTATCCACGAACAGGGCATGCCCCTATTCATGGCCGGACTCGATGACCCGACCGCCTTCCGAGCAGAGCTTGGCGCGGTGATCGAGATTGCCAATTCAGAGAGCCCCGACCAGCCCGCTGCGGTGATCGTCGACGATCCCAGAACTGCCACGGCGAGCGGCGAAGATCTCTTTCTCTGGGTCGAAGGCGATGTGTTCGCCGCTGCAGGCGACCTCGAATCATTGCGCGTCCTTGCCCGGAGAGTCGACGACCCGTCACAGCGCACATTCCCCGGAAGTGCCCTCCACACACAGCTCGCACAGGCCTACGCCGGAGGCATTTCGTGGTTACTCGGCGCCGACCTGGCAGCAGCGATCTCCGAAAACCTCAAGGATGCTTCGGAAGAAGATGCGGCGACCCTGGATCGGCTCGGGCTGCTCGACGCGAGCACTGTGCTCATTGAACGCCATCGCGACGGCGATTGGTACGCCACCAACGCCGATATCCGCTTCACGAAACCGAGGCACGGAATGGCCGCGTGGCTTGCCGAACCGGCGCCCATGGGAAGCCTGGACTTCGTCTCCCCGGATGCCTACCTGGTCGCTGCCGCGGTCACGGTCGACGCCTCACGGATGTTTGACGACCTGCTCGAGCTCGCCGCCTCCGAGGATCCGGCCACCATTGATGAGCTGCGGCGCTGCGAAGAGGAGATTGGATTCGACCTCCGTGCTGACCTGGCGGCGACCTTCGGAGGTGAAGCGGCATTCGCGATCGACGGGCCGATGCTGCCGGTGCCCTCGTGGAAGCTGATCGTCGAGGTTTACGATCCCGGCACGCTCATGCACACCGTGGAACAGGTGATTGCGCGCGTCAACCAGGAACTCGCAGCGCAGAGTGAAGCGCTTCTGGTCATCGAGAGCTCGGTGGAGTCCGGTCGTAACTACGTCAGCGTCCGCCGCGAGGGCTTCGACAGAGTAGCGGTCATGACCGTAGTCGACGGCTTCCTGGTGGTTGCGCCGAGCCGGGCGCTGATCGAACAGGCAATCGCCTACCGCAACTCGAACCTGACCCTGGCGAGCTCGGCAACATTCAAGGCTCTTTTGCCGGACAACGGCTTCACGGACTGCTCGGCACTCGTTTACCGGGACCTCGGCTCGCTCATCGACGCCGTCCCGCCCGAGATTCTGGGTGATCTCGAGCTCGCAGCTTCGCTCGACGATGGTCTCAGCCAAGGCCTGGTGTGTGTCTTCGGCGAGCCGGAGAGGATCACCGCCTCCGCGACCGGCGGAAGTCTGGTCGGCGTGGCTTCGACGCTCGGCATGCTCGGCGCCTCTCTCGAGCAGTCGAGCCCGGTGCAACAGGTCGACACGGGCGACCCTGTATCATCCTCCGGATGA
- a CDS encoding sigma-70 family RNA polymerase sigma factor, with translation MQAALVKPETDASSWLETIYREDAAAVVQTAYRVTGSADDAEDVLQTVFTRLANRSEPPDFSSGSRAYLRRAATNAALDIVQSRYARSGVSLELTGEDIGHDPTPAPDRVHHGRELQELLRRALTKIGRRSAEIFVMRYFEGMNNTEIARTLDTSTNTVAVTLHRARGRLKDEMAPFMGGLQ, from the coding sequence GTGCAAGCTGCTCTCGTCAAACCAGAAACCGACGCATCGAGCTGGCTCGAGACCATATACCGCGAAGATGCGGCGGCGGTCGTCCAGACCGCCTACAGGGTCACCGGCAGCGCCGACGACGCCGAAGATGTGCTGCAAACCGTCTTCACCCGCCTCGCCAACCGGTCCGAGCCGCCCGATTTCTCGAGTGGATCACGCGCCTATCTTCGGCGCGCCGCTACCAATGCCGCGCTCGATATCGTGCAGTCGAGATACGCCCGCAGCGGCGTATCCCTCGAACTTACAGGCGAGGACATCGGGCACGATCCGACACCCGCGCCCGACCGCGTTCACCACGGTCGCGAGCTTCAGGAGCTCCTCCGCCGGGCGCTGACCAAGATCGGTCGTCGCAGCGCGGAGATTTTCGTCATGCGCTACTTCGAGGGAATGAATAACACCGAAATCGCCAGAACGCTGGACACATCGACCAACACCGTCGCGGTGACCCTTCACCGCGCGCGAGGCCGCCTCAAAGACGAAATGGCCCCGTTCATGGGAGGTCTGCAATGA
- the ileS gene encoding isoleucine--tRNA ligase, which translates to MYRKTLNLPKTSFAMRANLPQREPEMLKHWDEIDLYGKIRNARRGSPRFILHDGPPYANGSIHAGTALNKILKDIVVKSRTMLGFDSPYVPGWDCHGLPIEHQVDKQLGSQKLHMDIPSIRRACRKYADRWFRVQRDEFVRLGVLGQWDDPYLTMDYRYEAEIATALHGFMLAGYVERGRKPVHWCSECRTALAEAEVEYQDHTSPSVTVAFELDDDARAALEIPDGEEAAALIWTTTPWTLPANLATALHPDFEYLVVRADGKLWVVAAELLKATTEAIGWSDPETVKVFKGGKLEGTHYRHPLTGKTGVFILAPYVTLDQGTGLVHTAPGHGAEDYVIGVQYGLDVYAPVDADGRFTDDVPEWAGLHVHQANGPIVEKLRDLGVLLAHEEVTHSYPHCWRSKNPVIFRATDQWFIRMDRNDLRARSQEALHDANWVPRWGEARIDGMVGNRPDWCISRQRMWGVPITVLTCEGCGTAAIDETVFDHIRQVFIDEGSDTWYTRDTQDLLPPGYSCGSCNATTFRKETDILDVWFDSGVSHLAVCDTERFGLDWPADLYLEGQDQYRGWFQSSLVASVGLKGAPPYREVVTHGFVVDAEGRKMSKSIGNVITPGELLQKYGADILRLWTAMVDFREDIRISDEIMTRNAEAYRKIRNTFRFLLGNLADFDPATDSVPETELIGLDAYILRAARRLAEDAAKAYQAYELATLSHRIVNFATVDLSSLYLDVNKDRLYCDHPEDSARRATQTVILRIAEILATVLAPILSFTSEEVWQHLPGEREESVHLARLDFPDRDSLEATVDDPAFRNLLGLRDVVLAGLEDLRQQGAIGKSEEARMSFSGDSVALHSDLEATGIDLAKLLIVSAAGDGDIDGNGIEVPAYPGLKISVAPYEAHTCSRCWRRVENPVEDADLPDLCPRCHNVVSRLLAEGRAELREVEG; encoded by the coding sequence ATGTACCGAAAAACGCTGAATTTGCCGAAAACCAGTTTCGCGATGCGAGCCAATCTGCCCCAGCGTGAGCCTGAGATGCTCAAGCACTGGGACGAGATCGATCTCTACGGCAAGATTCGTAACGCCCGCCGAGGCTCTCCCCGGTTCATCCTCCACGACGGCCCGCCGTACGCGAATGGCTCGATCCACGCCGGCACGGCGCTCAACAAGATCCTCAAGGACATCGTGGTCAAATCGAGGACTATGCTCGGTTTCGACAGCCCCTACGTGCCCGGCTGGGATTGCCACGGGCTGCCGATCGAGCACCAGGTCGACAAACAGCTCGGCTCGCAGAAGCTCCATATGGACATCCCCTCGATCCGGCGCGCCTGCCGGAAATATGCCGACCGCTGGTTCAGGGTCCAGCGGGACGAGTTCGTTCGCCTGGGAGTACTCGGGCAGTGGGACGACCCCTATCTGACGATGGACTACCGTTATGAGGCCGAGATCGCGACTGCCCTGCACGGTTTTATGCTCGCCGGCTACGTCGAGCGCGGCCGCAAGCCGGTCCACTGGTGTTCCGAATGCCGGACCGCGCTGGCCGAGGCCGAGGTCGAATACCAGGATCACACGAGTCCGTCGGTGACCGTCGCCTTCGAGCTCGACGACGATGCGCGCGCGGCACTCGAGATTCCTGACGGCGAAGAGGCGGCGGCCCTGATCTGGACAACCACACCGTGGACCCTGCCGGCTAACCTCGCGACCGCCCTCCATCCGGACTTCGAGTACCTCGTCGTCCGCGCGGACGGCAAACTCTGGGTGGTTGCCGCAGAGCTCCTCAAGGCAACCACAGAGGCCATCGGCTGGTCAGATCCGGAAACGGTGAAAGTTTTCAAGGGTGGAAAGCTGGAGGGAACGCACTATCGTCATCCTCTGACCGGGAAGACGGGCGTCTTCATCCTCGCCCCGTACGTGACGCTGGACCAGGGAACCGGCCTCGTCCACACCGCACCGGGCCACGGCGCCGAAGACTACGTCATTGGCGTCCAGTACGGACTCGACGTCTATGCGCCGGTCGACGCCGACGGGCGTTTCACCGATGATGTTCCCGAGTGGGCGGGCCTCCATGTCCACCAGGCGAACGGTCCGATCGTTGAAAAGCTGAGGGATCTCGGCGTTCTGCTGGCTCACGAGGAGGTCACTCACTCCTATCCGCATTGCTGGCGATCAAAGAACCCGGTGATCTTCCGCGCCACCGATCAGTGGTTTATCCGGATGGACCGCAACGACCTCCGCGCCCGGTCTCAGGAAGCACTTCACGACGCCAACTGGGTCCCCCGCTGGGGTGAAGCCAGGATCGACGGCATGGTCGGAAACCGCCCGGACTGGTGCATCTCGCGCCAGCGGATGTGGGGCGTTCCGATCACAGTCCTGACCTGCGAAGGATGCGGCACCGCCGCAATCGACGAAACCGTCTTCGACCACATTCGCCAGGTCTTCATCGACGAAGGGTCCGACACGTGGTACACGCGCGACACGCAGGATCTGCTCCCGCCCGGTTACTCCTGTGGCTCGTGCAACGCAACGACGTTCAGGAAGGAGACCGACATCCTCGACGTCTGGTTCGACTCGGGGGTCAGCCACCTCGCCGTCTGCGACACGGAGCGCTTCGGACTCGATTGGCCGGCCGACCTCTACCTTGAGGGTCAGGACCAGTATCGTGGGTGGTTTCAGTCGTCCCTGGTTGCGTCGGTCGGTCTCAAGGGCGCTCCCCCGTACCGGGAGGTGGTCACCCACGGCTTCGTGGTCGATGCCGAGGGACGCAAGATGTCGAAATCGATCGGCAATGTGATCACGCCGGGCGAGCTCTTGCAGAAATACGGCGCCGACATCCTCCGGCTGTGGACCGCAATGGTCGACTTTCGCGAGGACATCCGCATCTCGGACGAGATCATGACCCGCAACGCCGAGGCCTATCGGAAGATCCGCAACACCTTTCGATTCCTGCTCGGCAACCTGGCGGATTTCGACCCGGCCACTGACTCGGTCCCGGAAACCGAACTCATCGGCCTCGACGCTTACATCCTGCGAGCCGCACGTCGGCTCGCCGAGGACGCCGCCAAGGCCTATCAGGCCTACGAGCTGGCGACGCTCTCGCATCGAATTGTCAATTTCGCGACGGTCGACCTTTCCAGCCTCTACCTGGATGTGAACAAGGACAGGCTCTACTGCGATCACCCGGAGGATTCGGCCCGCCGCGCGACTCAGACCGTGATTCTCCGCATCGCCGAGATCCTCGCCACCGTGCTCGCGCCGATCCTTTCCTTCACTTCGGAGGAGGTCTGGCAGCACCTTCCGGGCGAGCGGGAGGAATCGGTTCACCTCGCGCGTCTCGACTTCCCCGACAGGGACTCGCTCGAGGCTACGGTCGACGATCCGGCGTTCCGTAACCTCCTGGGGCTGCGCGACGTGGTGCTCGCGGGCCTCGAGGACCTTCGCCAGCAGGGCGCCATCGGCAAGTCCGAGGAGGCGCGGATGAGCTTCAGCGGAGATTCCGTGGCTCTGCATTCCGACCTCGAGGCGACCGGGATCGATCTCGCGAAACTGCTGATCGTGTCCGCGGCCGGGGACGGTGATATCGACGGCAACGGGATTGAAGTCCCTGCGTACCCGGGATTGAAAATCTCGGTCGCTCCGTACGAGGCCCACACCTGCAGCCGCTGCTGGAGGCGAGTCGAGAATCCCGTCGAGGACGCAGATCTGCCGGACCTCTGCCCGCGCTGCCACAACGTCGTCAGCCGTTTGCTCGCAGAAGGCCGGGCGGAACTCCGCGAGGTCGAGGGCTGA